From a single Ruegeria sp. HKCCD4315 genomic region:
- a CDS encoding ankyrin repeat domain-containing protein, which translates to MTKSLDQLRRDAKALGKALTESDKGAMLRVHGIVATPANGVYKHADCLHVIARETGYASWPALKLAVETQGMDRAQKQGRLRWALYNGSHETVAHLLADEPDLADGQVPLLVALYDVAAMRRILAQDTDAATREYPPRRPMCHLAFSKHIKAEAEKEAEMRAMAELLVEHGADVNDSFAFDPETDHRLSALYGAIGHADNMPLARWLLEHGANPNDNESLYHSTELGHTEGLRLLLEHGAIPKGTNALPRAIDFNSIDAVRLLLEHGADPDEGINPHPSGEPSLVIPALHQAARRLASGEIAQLLLDHGANPNIVSRGHSPYAFARIFGNRDVATVLEKSGASTQLTMTEEQLVRAADGTTTEDDQIDMNALSQEMKFLLCRLVWREGTLPHMQRLVEIGFDPNLPDEMGMPPLHLAGWEGMRDVMSYFLDQNPDLDHTNAYGGTLLSTIIHGSENCPQKAHRHHIECARLALENGVALPRKASKFATVPEMSAFLSDWAEAHPLQVSEHGVV; encoded by the coding sequence ATGACCAAATCACTCGATCAACTGCGCCGTGATGCCAAAGCTTTGGGCAAAGCTCTGACCGAAAGCGACAAAGGCGCCATGTTGCGCGTCCACGGCATTGTCGCAACGCCTGCAAACGGGGTCTACAAACATGCGGATTGTCTGCACGTCATCGCGCGCGAGACTGGATACGCTTCGTGGCCAGCTTTAAAACTTGCCGTTGAGACACAAGGTATGGATCGCGCGCAGAAACAAGGACGGCTGCGTTGGGCGCTTTACAATGGTTCACACGAGACGGTCGCACATCTGCTTGCGGATGAGCCAGACCTCGCGGACGGTCAGGTGCCTCTTCTCGTCGCTCTATATGATGTGGCTGCGATGCGCAGGATTCTGGCGCAAGATACCGATGCAGCGACGCGCGAATACCCTCCGAGGCGACCTATGTGCCATCTGGCGTTTTCGAAACACATCAAGGCAGAGGCTGAGAAAGAAGCCGAGATGCGCGCCATGGCGGAATTACTGGTTGAACATGGGGCAGATGTGAACGACAGTTTTGCATTCGACCCAGAGACAGATCATCGCTTGTCCGCGCTCTACGGCGCCATCGGCCACGCAGACAACATGCCTTTGGCCAGGTGGCTGTTGGAGCATGGTGCAAATCCAAACGACAATGAATCCCTTTACCATTCCACCGAGCTCGGCCACACCGAAGGTCTTCGTTTGTTGCTAGAACATGGGGCAATCCCAAAGGGTACAAACGCACTGCCCAGAGCGATTGACTTCAACAGCATCGATGCTGTTCGGCTGTTGCTGGAGCACGGTGCTGATCCCGATGAAGGGATCAATCCACATCCGTCGGGTGAACCTTCCTTGGTGATCCCAGCCTTGCATCAGGCGGCTCGGCGTCTGGCTTCGGGTGAAATCGCTCAGCTGTTGCTGGACCATGGCGCGAACCCAAATATTGTTAGCCGCGGCCATTCTCCCTATGCGTTTGCCCGCATCTTCGGAAACCGGGATGTAGCCACAGTCCTAGAAAAATCGGGGGCATCCACACAGTTGACGATGACTGAAGAGCAACTCGTGCGGGCAGCGGACGGAACGACAACGGAGGACGACCAGATCGACATGAATGCCCTGTCGCAAGAGATGAAATTTCTTCTCTGCCGCCTTGTCTGGCGCGAAGGAACCCTGCCCCACATGCAGCGCCTTGTTGAAATTGGCTTTGACCCAAATCTGCCGGACGAGATGGGGATGCCGCCCCTGCACCTTGCCGGGTGGGAAGGAATGCGAGATGTCATGTCGTATTTTTTGGACCAGAACCCGGACCTGGACCACACAAATGCCTACGGAGGGACCCTGCTTTCAACGATCATTCACGGCTCTGAAAACTGTCCGCAAAAAGCGCATCGCCATCACATCGAATGCGCGCGCTTGGCGCTGGAGAACGGTGTGGCGCTTCCACGAAAGGCCTCGAAATTCGCAACCGTACCCGAGATGTCCGCCTTTCTTTCTGATTGGGCGGAAGCGCATCCCCTGCAAGTCTCGGAACACGGAGTCGTTTAA
- a CDS encoding response regulator, which translates to MNEAAGGSSAIDERILICDDDVEFAENVCVFLRHKGYQIDHVPNVPAAREKIETEDFDLFLLDLVMPGTSGKVLCREIASRLDAGIIMISSVDDDAERISLLELGADDYIIKPFNDLELLARIRALMRRRQTGQKTQKRLTRFGPWELVENERHLKHDDGRVITLTSSEARVMRFFVENSDVLCTREDLLAVARTRQHGGAGDRSVDALIKRLRSKIESDPANPEHIRTVWGQGYIFRPG; encoded by the coding sequence ATGAACGAGGCCGCGGGTGGGTCCAGCGCTATCGATGAACGGATATTAATCTGTGACGACGATGTGGAATTTGCCGAAAACGTTTGTGTTTTCCTGCGACACAAAGGCTACCAGATTGATCACGTTCCAAATGTTCCGGCGGCCCGGGAAAAGATAGAAACCGAGGATTTTGATCTTTTTCTGTTGGATCTCGTCATGCCCGGAACAAGCGGGAAGGTGCTGTGCCGAGAGATAGCCTCGCGTCTTGATGCCGGGATCATCATGATCAGTTCGGTTGACGACGATGCCGAACGCATTTCGTTACTGGAACTGGGCGCAGACGACTACATTATCAAACCTTTTAATGACCTTGAACTTTTGGCGCGTATTCGGGCACTTATGAGACGTCGGCAAACGGGCCAGAAAACTCAAAAACGTCTAACTCGGTTTGGCCCCTGGGAATTGGTGGAGAATGAGCGACACCTCAAACACGACGATGGGCGCGTGATCACCCTGACTTCGAGTGAAGCGCGCGTCATGCGCTTTTTCGTCGAGAACTCAGATGTTCTTTGCACACGCGAAGACCTTCTGGCGGTCGCGCGCACAAGGCAGCACGGGGGCGCGGGCGATCGCAGCGTTGATGCTTTGATCAAACGATTGCGGTCCAAGATCGAAAGCGATCCA
- a CDS encoding adenylate/guanylate cyclase domain-containing protein, which produces MEVRTKVKHRTLVVELSAHEAEYEGNTLIVIEGQNISRLRETEAMIDSYAAMVDKRTRELERENRRVEKLLLNMMPKSVYEEFMTFGCVTPRLFEPVTVIMLDFVGFTKMAAAGDPNVTVSELNSIFTAFDQIGEQHGSERIKTIGDCYMAVTGLPHSTPDHALSAARVAAKMMRFLERRNQTHPHTWRARIGIASGSVVGSVVGVQKYVYDVFGPAVNMAARLQAQSNPMEITVCDSMRDELIEDFKLSEAETVSLRGFGDTRIARLKHYQPNRKVA; this is translated from the coding sequence GTGGAGGTTCGTACGAAGGTCAAACATCGGACTTTGGTCGTTGAGCTCAGTGCCCATGAAGCAGAATACGAGGGCAACACGTTGATTGTCATCGAAGGTCAAAACATCTCGCGCTTGCGCGAGACGGAAGCCATGATCGACAGCTATGCGGCTATGGTTGACAAGCGCACACGCGAGTTGGAGCGAGAAAACAGGCGCGTTGAAAAACTGCTTTTGAACATGATGCCAAAATCGGTCTATGAGGAATTCATGACATTCGGATGTGTCACGCCACGGTTGTTCGAGCCGGTGACTGTCATCATGCTGGATTTTGTCGGGTTTACCAAGATGGCCGCAGCGGGCGATCCGAATGTAACTGTTTCCGAACTGAACTCTATTTTCACCGCTTTCGATCAGATTGGTGAGCAGCACGGCAGCGAGAGGATCAAAACCATCGGAGACTGCTATATGGCGGTGACTGGATTGCCGCATTCCACGCCAGATCACGCGCTTTCAGCCGCGCGGGTCGCGGCCAAAATGATGCGCTTTCTGGAGCGGCGCAATCAAACGCACCCGCACACATGGCGCGCTCGCATCGGCATTGCCAGCGGCTCTGTCGTAGGCTCAGTGGTCGGCGTTCAGAAATACGTCTATGATGTCTTTGGTCCTGCGGTGAACATGGCTGCGCGTTTGCAGGCTCAGTCCAACCCCATGGAGATCACGGTATGCGATTCGATGCGCGACGAACTTATCGAAGATTTCAAACTCAGTGAGGCTGAGACAGTCTCTTTGCGTGGATTTGGCGATACGCGAATTGCACGCCTGAAACACTACCAACCAAACAGAAAGGTCGCTTGA
- a CDS encoding winged helix-turn-helix domain-containing protein: protein MKYAFDQYVLDASRLQLTREDVPVATEPQVFALLRHLIENRDRVVSKDEIFSVIWKGRIVSDAALSSRVKAVRAAIGDDGARQALVRTVHGHGFQFVGTVEETHDKTGSAAVLSQPSIAIMATTMVHPTDAERAFGEGLEDDISAAIGRVGTIYVARYSGQNDAKQAAEELGVRYVLGLKLRFAGNAFRLNASLLHAGRQAEVWADRFEGQLDNPFEAQDLVVAAILGRLVPNIMMVEVQRALAEADLTDAYHELLRATPLCMRMDADDNRQAVVHLRRALVSDAEHALSHAMLAWCLGQQAMSDWAPDGPAALAEAMEHGKSALDLAPRDALVLTFVATAEVAAGQHTAARHHLESALALDPSLAWAWAMLGAVETFAGNMNEAVANYERALRLSPHDPMRFSYYFGIGAARYGLGEYEDALSLLEQGYIEAPGSTWAPRLILACAAELNLTDRMHAMAEKVRSVRPDATAEKLVAASVVKDQAYRDRMLSSFRKAGF, encoded by the coding sequence GTGAAATATGCATTTGATCAATACGTTCTGGACGCAAGCCGCCTGCAATTGACGCGGGAAGACGTTCCAGTTGCGACCGAGCCGCAAGTGTTCGCGCTGCTTCGGCATCTCATTGAAAACCGTGACCGTGTCGTGTCGAAGGACGAGATTTTTTCGGTTATCTGGAAAGGCAGGATCGTTTCGGATGCAGCCCTAAGCAGCCGCGTCAAAGCGGTCAGAGCGGCCATAGGAGATGACGGCGCGCGGCAGGCTTTGGTCCGAACTGTGCACGGGCACGGGTTCCAATTTGTTGGCACGGTTGAGGAAACGCATGACAAGACCGGCTCTGCAGCGGTTTTATCGCAACCCTCCATTGCCATCATGGCAACAACGATGGTGCATCCAACGGATGCTGAACGGGCCTTTGGTGAAGGGTTAGAGGACGATATAAGCGCAGCCATTGGTCGGGTGGGAACGATTTATGTCGCGCGATATTCTGGGCAGAATGACGCAAAGCAAGCGGCCGAGGAATTGGGCGTTCGGTACGTACTTGGCCTCAAGCTGCGATTTGCGGGGAATGCATTTCGCCTAAACGCTTCTTTGTTGCATGCCGGGCGGCAAGCAGAGGTTTGGGCAGATCGTTTTGAAGGGCAGCTTGACAACCCGTTTGAGGCGCAAGACCTGGTGGTTGCGGCCATTCTGGGCCGCCTCGTCCCGAATATCATGATGGTTGAAGTGCAACGCGCCTTGGCTGAAGCTGACTTGACGGATGCATATCATGAACTCCTGCGAGCGACGCCGCTTTGCATGCGTATGGACGCGGATGACAATCGGCAAGCCGTGGTTCATTTGCGACGTGCATTGGTTTCAGATGCCGAACATGCGTTGTCCCATGCCATGCTTGCGTGGTGTCTGGGTCAACAGGCGATGTCCGACTGGGCCCCTGACGGACCGGCTGCGCTTGCAGAGGCGATGGAACATGGCAAAAGCGCGCTTGACCTTGCGCCGCGCGATGCATTGGTTCTGACATTCGTGGCCACGGCCGAGGTGGCTGCAGGGCAACATACTGCAGCGCGCCATCACCTCGAGTCTGCCCTTGCGCTGGACCCAAGTCTGGCTTGGGCTTGGGCCATGTTGGGGGCCGTGGAAACCTTTGCTGGGAACATGAACGAAGCAGTCGCAAACTACGAAAGAGCTTTGCGTCTTAGCCCGCATGATCCGATGCGGTTTAGCTATTACTTTGGCATTGGCGCCGCCCGATACGGATTGGGCGAATATGAAGATGCCTTATCTCTGCTTGAACAAGGTTACATTGAAGCGCCCGGCTCTACATGGGCACCGCGACTGATCTTAGCCTGTGCTGCCGAACTTAATCTGACCGACAGGATGCATGCCATGGCGGAAAAAGTCCGTAGCGTGAGGCCGGATGCCACGGCCGAAAAGCTTGTGGCAGCAAGTGTTGTGAAAGATCAGGCATACCGTGATCGCATGCTCAGTTCATTTCGCAAGGCAGGTTTTTAA
- a CDS encoding group 1 truncated hemoglobin has protein sequence MLVQSEHQRSLPLFDKYGGMRALHSVIINFYDRVLDSDIVGPFFDDVDMAKLIDHQMKFFASILGGPAKYTDQRLVSAHLHMTITHAQFDAVVALLSETLTEAGFASDDLSKTLCAVEARRSLIVR, from the coding sequence ATGCTAGTGCAGTCAGAACACCAAAGATCACTCCCGCTGTTTGATAAATACGGTGGCATGCGTGCTTTGCACTCGGTGATCATCAATTTTTATGATCGAGTGTTGGACAGCGATATTGTGGGCCCTTTTTTCGACGACGTCGATATGGCCAAATTGATTGATCACCAGATGAAATTCTTCGCGTCGATATTGGGCGGTCCCGCAAAATACACAGATCAACGACTGGTGAGTGCACATCTTCACATGACCATAACACACGCGCAATTCGATGCAGTTGTCGCGCTTTTGAGCGAGACGCTGACCGAAGCGGGCTTTGCTTCAGACGATCTTTCCAAAACACTGTGCGCCGTTGAAGCGCGGCGTTCGCTGATCGTTAGGTAG
- a CDS encoding LacI family DNA-binding transcriptional regulator gives MMRKASLPKKRANLRDVAKAADVSVATVSRVLNDPTVVKKDTLEKVQAAIEELKFVPSAAARAINSGRTKFVGALVPTLDNAIFARFLAALERKLSDHQLSLIVATTDSSPDIEAEKAKSLVDIGAEGLIVTGASHSPAFHDLIERTMLPTIITSFFDAGNPLPTIGYDNASAAQLALQHLADLGHQNIAVVHGPVHDNDRTRARLAGLRAFPFTGELTTFETQISHQGGADIAKLLGKLDTKPDAVLCLSDVVALGVLLGLQAQKIAVPDQISMVGVDDLPTSAVSVPPLTSVHLPVSQMGERAADALARWITTQQVPKPERLEARLVVRNSTKRG, from the coding sequence ATGATGCGAAAAGCCTCTTTGCCTAAAAAACGCGCAAATCTCAGGGATGTGGCAAAGGCGGCAGACGTGTCCGTTGCCACGGTCTCTCGCGTATTAAACGATCCCACAGTGGTGAAGAAAGACACGCTGGAGAAAGTTCAGGCTGCCATAGAAGAATTGAAGTTCGTCCCCAGCGCCGCAGCCCGTGCAATCAATTCGGGCCGCACCAAGTTTGTCGGAGCTTTGGTCCCCACTCTGGACAACGCGATCTTTGCCCGCTTCCTTGCCGCGCTGGAACGCAAGCTGTCGGACCATCAGTTGTCTCTGATTGTAGCCACCACCGATTCAAGCCCTGACATCGAAGCCGAGAAAGCCAAAAGCTTAGTGGATATCGGAGCAGAGGGTCTGATCGTCACCGGGGCCTCGCACAGCCCTGCCTTTCACGATCTGATCGAGCGTACAATGCTGCCAACGATCATCACGTCTTTCTTTGACGCTGGAAACCCGCTACCGACCATCGGATATGACAACGCGTCTGCCGCACAACTTGCCTTACAGCACCTTGCCGACCTCGGCCATCAGAACATAGCAGTCGTACATGGCCCTGTTCACGACAATGACCGTACACGTGCGCGTCTTGCCGGTCTCAGGGCCTTTCCATTCACCGGAGAGCTCACGACTTTCGAGACACAAATCAGTCATCAGGGCGGTGCGGACATAGCAAAACTGCTGGGCAAACTGGACACAAAACCGGACGCAGTTCTATGCCTATCTGACGTTGTTGCACTGGGAGTTTTGCTGGGTCTTCAGGCCCAAAAGATTGCTGTCCCGGACCAAATTTCCATGGTGGGCGTTGATGATCTTCCAACCTCGGCTGTGTCAGTTCCGCCACTTACAAGCGTTCATTTGCCCGTTTCTCAAATGGGAGAACGCGCCGCAGACGCGCTGGCCCGTTGGATTACAACCCAACAAGTCCCTAAACCCGAAAGACTCGAAGCACGGCTCGTCGTTAGGAACTCCACAAAACGAGGTTGA
- a CDS encoding SDR family NAD(P)-dependent oxidoreductase — MASVRKAAEELRGRVTKIDGLINNAGIMMTPQEKTVDGFDLQMGANHLGHFLWTGLLLDLVEAAEGRVVVLSSIVHKQTPLDLDDFMTDKNYTSVKAYAQSKLANLMFAFELDRRLQAAGSKAICVAAHPGYTDTNLQSTGPTGFMKGLLAVMNKLVAQRPEAGAYPTVLAAVRNEAKRGAYYGPTKMGDTRGPVSDAKVNEHALDREKQRKLWAKSEQLVDVQ, encoded by the coding sequence CTGGCATCGGTGCGCAAAGCGGCAGAAGAGCTGCGCGGCCGTGTGACCAAGATCGACGGGCTGATCAATAACGCCGGCATCATGATGACCCCGCAGGAAAAGACCGTCGATGGCTTTGACCTTCAGATGGGTGCGAACCACCTGGGTCACTTTTTGTGGACCGGCTTACTGCTGGATCTGGTCGAAGCTGCCGAAGGCCGTGTCGTTGTGCTGTCGAGTATCGTACACAAACAAACGCCACTCGATCTTGATGACTTCATGACCGACAAAAATTATACTTCAGTCAAAGCCTATGCCCAATCGAAACTGGCCAATCTGATGTTTGCCTTTGAGCTTGACCGTCGCCTTCAAGCCGCAGGTAGCAAGGCGATCTGCGTTGCCGCACATCCTGGATACACCGACACAAACCTGCAAAGCACTGGTCCCACCGGATTTATGAAAGGCTTGTTGGCCGTGATGAACAAGTTGGTCGCGCAGCGTCCGGAAGCGGGCGCCTACCCGACCGTTCTGGCTGCTGTCAGAAACGAAGCCAAACGCGGCGCATACTATGGCCCGACGAAAATGGGAGACACGCGTGGCCCCGTCAGCGATGCCAAGGTCAATGAACATGCCCTGGACCGCGAGAAACAGCGGAAGCTTTGGGCCAAAAGCGAGCAGCTCGTAGACGTGCAATAA
- a CDS encoding helix-turn-helix domain-containing protein, which yields MNTESQSWNVPGFGVHHIAKLLDNRDSDVVKLLRSVNLPVDILETPPNFVDVRNEQRLLDLAIKETGDPLFAIYAGKTFNPRKTTLLSYVVLNSPTVGEAIEKAVTYVRVARGFAKMSFYEEERGVFLEIDSVAQVLRSAGAHNEFRVSAFLTSLQIAAETPLPVQEIRFPHEMSEEKRALISDVLSVAVKQNQRVPGILFEKTVMDVPIKDTDPALLLHLETHVQNLMKDLPPIIGETSALVQGEITSRLSFSAPTQDEIANTLGMSVSTLGRKLAKERTSYKQLLKDIRARLAEQYLDDPKLSLSEIAFALGYSDQAAFTNAYKSWTGQSPGSVRTG from the coding sequence GTGAATACTGAAAGCCAATCCTGGAACGTTCCGGGGTTTGGCGTGCATCACATAGCCAAGCTTTTGGATAATCGTGATTCAGATGTTGTTAAGCTTTTGAGATCGGTCAACCTCCCCGTGGATATTCTCGAGACGCCGCCAAATTTCGTCGATGTTCGCAATGAGCAACGCCTTCTGGACCTTGCGATCAAAGAGACCGGAGATCCCCTGTTTGCGATCTATGCGGGAAAGACGTTCAACCCAAGAAAAACGACACTTCTCAGCTATGTCGTGTTGAACTCTCCGACTGTCGGCGAGGCGATTGAAAAAGCTGTTACCTACGTACGTGTGGCGCGCGGTTTCGCCAAAATGTCATTCTATGAAGAAGAGCGCGGTGTGTTCCTGGAGATAGATTCCGTTGCTCAAGTATTGCGGTCTGCCGGGGCCCACAACGAGTTCCGGGTTTCCGCTTTTTTGACCAGTCTTCAAATTGCAGCTGAAACGCCCTTGCCGGTGCAAGAGATACGGTTTCCGCATGAGATGAGCGAAGAAAAGCGCGCTCTGATCTCGGATGTCTTGTCGGTCGCAGTCAAACAAAACCAGCGCGTTCCGGGAATATTGTTCGAGAAGACAGTGATGGATGTTCCCATCAAGGATACAGACCCAGCGTTGTTGTTGCATCTTGAAACGCATGTGCAAAACCTGATGAAAGACCTGCCGCCAATCATCGGAGAAACCAGTGCGCTGGTGCAGGGCGAGATTACATCGCGGTTGTCTTTTAGCGCGCCCACGCAAGACGAAATCGCGAATACGCTGGGAATGAGCGTCAGTACACTGGGGCGCAAGCTTGCCAAAGAACGCACTAGCTACAAACAACTTCTAAAGGACATTCGCGCAAGGCTGGCAGAACAGTACCTTGATGACCCCAAGCTGAGCCTGTCTGAAATTGCCTTCGCGCTCGGCTATTCCGATCAGGCTGCGTTTACAAATGCCTACAAGAGCTGGACGGGCCAGTCTCCGGGCAGCGTTCGGACAGGTTAG
- the mddA gene encoding methanethiol S-methyltransferase translates to MKRPGLILYGAAAYVLFNVAFLYMIGFLLQLPVPKAINDGTSTAWPVAVVINVGLIFLFGFFHSLMARQAFKVWWTRIIPADAERSTYVLQSALFLILAMWQWRPLPETIWIVDGALAWLTYGIFALGVFLVLLSTFLIDHFELFGLRQIWTANRSQPMPKPQFRTPGLYRFVRHPMQFGVILVLFGTPHMTVGHALFAGLMTVYVMIGLWFEEKSLAREFGDTYRAYQAMVPMLIPRLTPLRSGDLETQHG, encoded by the coding sequence ATGAAACGCCCTGGCCTGATCCTATATGGCGCTGCTGCCTATGTTCTTTTCAATGTGGCCTTTCTGTACATGATCGGCTTTCTTCTGCAATTGCCCGTTCCGAAGGCGATCAACGATGGGACCTCAACCGCCTGGCCCGTCGCCGTTGTCATCAATGTCGGGCTGATCTTCCTCTTTGGCTTTTTTCACAGCCTCATGGCGCGACAGGCGTTCAAAGTCTGGTGGACGCGGATCATACCTGCGGATGCAGAACGCAGTACCTATGTGTTGCAATCGGCCCTGTTTCTGATCCTGGCGATGTGGCAGTGGCGCCCGCTGCCCGAAACGATCTGGATCGTCGATGGTGCCCTCGCGTGGCTGACCTATGGCATCTTTGCACTGGGAGTCTTTCTGGTTTTGCTTTCAACCTTTCTGATCGACCATTTCGAGCTGTTTGGCCTGCGACAGATTTGGACCGCGAACAGATCGCAACCCATGCCCAAACCTCAATTCAGAACGCCCGGGCTTTACCGTTTCGTGCGTCACCCGATGCAGTTTGGCGTCATTCTGGTCTTGTTCGGCACTCCACACATGACCGTTGGTCACGCGCTCTTTGCCGGGCTGATGACCGTTTACGTGATGATTGGCCTATGGTTCGAAGAAAAATCTCTGGCGCGCGAGTTTGGCGATACGTATCGCGCGTACCAGGCGATGGTTCCCATGCTAATACCGCGCCTGACGCCCTTGCGGTCCGGTGATCTGGAAACGCAACATGGCTGA
- a CDS encoding GNAT family N-acetyltransferase — protein MGLNNYLLFATFFAMLTSSQYAFRKMTSADFAMISAWQSHPHVREWWDSDEPGTNRELEDGRVERWIVSFSERPFAYIQDYTVHGWKDHHFFSLPPGSRGIDQFIGEPDMVGRGHGPAFISEHLKKVFAAGAPVVATDPHPDNARAIAAYKKAGFSAFGAARQTPWGLILPMKISR, from the coding sequence ATGGGGTTAAACAATTACCTTCTGTTTGCTACTTTTTTTGCCATGCTTACCTCCAGCCAATATGCGTTTCGCAAGATGACGTCTGCAGATTTTGCGATGATCTCGGCATGGCAATCGCATCCGCATGTTCGCGAATGGTGGGATTCCGATGAACCTGGCACGAACAGAGAGCTGGAAGACGGGCGGGTCGAAAGATGGATCGTATCATTTTCGGAACGCCCATTTGCATATATTCAGGATTACACTGTTCACGGTTGGAAGGATCACCACTTCTTCTCTCTTCCGCCGGGATCTCGGGGAATTGACCAGTTCATTGGTGAACCGGATATGGTCGGGCGAGGGCACGGCCCGGCTTTTATCTCAGAGCATCTCAAAAAGGTATTTGCTGCCGGAGCTCCGGTTGTCGCAACAGATCCGCACCCGGATAATGCGCGTGCTATCGCGGCATATAAGAAGGCGGGATTCTCAGCCTTTGGCGCGGCGCGGCAAACGCCTTGGGGGCTGATACTACCGATGAAGATCAGTCGTTAG
- a CDS encoding class I SAM-dependent methyltransferase: protein MNTAAALATAPDLAAVKSKQHATWSSGDYAAVGTTLQIVGETLAEAMDLRPDARVLDVAAGNGNATLAAARRHCNVVSTDYVTSLLRAGAARAEAEQLTVAFQEADAEDLPFERAAFDHVTSTFGVMFTANQQAAADEMLRVCRSGGTIGLANWTPESFIGEVFRTIGRHVPPVAGVRSPLEWGTEARLQELFGAQAQKIEITKRQFTFRERSPQHWVERWREIYGPMHKAFDAVGERAPQLAADLIAVARNHSTDTQAMIVPAEYAEIIIHRA, encoded by the coding sequence ATGAATACAGCCGCTGCACTTGCCACCGCACCAGATCTGGCTGCGGTTAAATCAAAACAACACGCTACATGGTCGTCAGGTGATTACGCCGCTGTGGGCACGACCTTGCAAATCGTTGGTGAAACCCTTGCTGAAGCGATGGATTTGCGACCCGACGCCCGCGTTCTGGATGTTGCCGCCGGAAATGGCAACGCAACCCTGGCTGCGGCGCGGAGACACTGCAATGTCGTTTCCACAGACTATGTTACCAGTCTGTTGCGCGCCGGTGCCGCCCGCGCCGAGGCCGAGCAATTGACCGTTGCATTTCAAGAAGCTGACGCGGAAGACCTGCCCTTTGAGCGGGCGGCTTTTGATCATGTGACATCTACGTTTGGCGTCATGTTTACAGCCAATCAACAGGCGGCTGCTGATGAAATGCTGCGCGTCTGTCGCAGTGGAGGCACTATCGGTCTTGCCAACTGGACGCCAGAAAGCTTCATAGGCGAAGTGTTTCGAACCATAGGACGGCATGTGCCACCGGTTGCAGGCGTTCGTTCCCCATTGGAATGGGGTACTGAGGCGCGTTTGCAGGAGCTCTTTGGGGCACAGGCCCAAAAGATCGAAATCACGAAACGCCAATTCACCTTCCGTGAACGTTCACCGCAACATTGGGTGGAACGGTGGCGCGAAATTTACGGCCCAATGCACAAAGCCTTTGACGCCGTCGGCGAGCGTGCACCGCAACTCGCAGCAGATCTGATCGCTGTTGCGCGGAATCACTCGACCGATACTCAGGCCATGATTGTTCCGGCTGAATACGCCGAAATCATCATTCACCGAGCATGA